A region from the Actinoplanes sp. OR16 genome encodes:
- a CDS encoding ferredoxin reductase, with the protein MPVTQKLRNGAWRVVELITTPVVPADYLDVIAPLRNPHVLRARVEAVRPETDKAVTLVLRPGRNWQPAAPGQYVRLGVDVDGVRLWRAYSVSSAAGRADGLFTVTVNEVADGLVSSYLRKNARRGMLLTLDLPAGDFVLPERRPSKALFVTAGSGITPVMGMLRSAVHEMPDVVVVHSARTEDDVVFGSELRELNKQGRIRLIERHTRADGRLKAADLAELVPDLFERETWACGPGDMLDAITEHWADAGAEDRLHVERFRPTVLVAGDGGTAAFERSGIETEVAAGVTILDAGEAAGQLMPSGCRMGICFKCVLPMREGIVRDVRDGSVTTVTELDEPVLIQTCISAAAGPCRLDA; encoded by the coding sequence GTGCCAGTTACACAGAAGTTGCGCAACGGCGCGTGGCGTGTCGTCGAGTTGATCACCACTCCGGTGGTGCCCGCCGACTACCTCGACGTCATCGCGCCCCTCCGCAATCCCCACGTCCTGCGAGCCCGGGTCGAGGCCGTCCGTCCGGAGACGGACAAGGCGGTCACGCTAGTGCTGCGCCCCGGGCGTAACTGGCAGCCGGCCGCCCCCGGGCAGTACGTCCGCCTCGGTGTGGACGTCGACGGTGTGCGTCTCTGGCGTGCCTATTCGGTGAGCAGCGCGGCCGGGCGGGCCGACGGCCTGTTCACGGTCACCGTCAACGAGGTGGCCGACGGCCTGGTCAGCTCGTACCTGCGCAAGAATGCCCGCCGCGGCATGCTGCTGACCCTGGACCTGCCGGCCGGTGACTTCGTGCTGCCGGAGCGCAGGCCGTCCAAGGCCCTCTTCGTGACCGCCGGCAGCGGCATCACCCCGGTCATGGGGATGCTGCGCAGCGCGGTCCATGAAATGCCCGACGTCGTGGTGGTGCACTCCGCGCGTACCGAAGATGATGTGGTCTTCGGGTCTGAACTGCGCGAACTGAACAAGCAGGGGCGCATCCGCCTGATCGAGCGGCACACCCGCGCCGACGGGCGGCTCAAGGCCGCTGACCTGGCCGAGCTCGTGCCCGACCTGTTCGAGCGGGAGACCTGGGCGTGCGGTCCGGGCGACATGCTCGACGCCATCACCGAGCACTGGGCGGACGCCGGCGCCGAGGACCGCCTGCACGTCGAGCGCTTCCGGCCGACCGTGCTGGTGGCCGGTGACGGGGGCACGGCCGCCTTCGAGCGTTCCGGGATCGAGACCGAGGTCGCCGCCGGTGTCACGATCCTCGACGCCGGTGAGGCCGCCGGTCAGCTGATGCCGTCCGGTTGCCGGATGGGCATCTGCTTCAAGTGCGTGCTCCCGATGCGCGAGGGCATCGTCCGCGACGTGCGCGACGGCTCGGTCACCACCGTCACCGAGCTGGACGAGCCCGTGTTGATCCAGACGTGCATCTCGGCCGCCGCCGGGCCGTGCCGCCTGGACGCCTGA
- a CDS encoding methyl-accepting chemotaxis protein, whose protein sequence is MTAEAVMPRTSGRGYWADLSVNIKILVAVAVASVVALLIGVLGLRELSSASDAAQQIYRSNLLGVAALGSVQNNMTQARLDLSNNAVNRDATTKQDFANRFADDVTAVEEGWAAYEATGPVPPSAMVADVRADWEKIVGIANDELLPASARNDLTTWATVRNGDMADLVTEVKEHLAEMSGMEQAAAAQAADAAREGYESSRIQQVLLLVAGVITALTLGFLVARGIVRSLTRVTDVCEGLADGDLTRTSGLTSSDEPGRMGRALDVAVTRLRDTVTTIGGSAVTLAGASEELSTVSAQLQSGAADAASKATSASSASEDVNTGVQSIAAGAEQMSASIAEIATNAAEAARVAQEGMAVAERTNNQVAELGAASAEIGDVVRLITSIAEQTNLLALNATIEAARAGELGKGFAVVAGEVKELAQQTAKATEEITQRIGAIQESSDSAASAIGEITHVIQQIGDYTTTIASAVEEQTATTGEMSRSVADAATSSGDVARTVSGVAEVATATADGARATQEAAADLTRLAGDLANLVGGFRH, encoded by the coding sequence ATGACCGCAGAGGCCGTGATGCCCCGGACCAGCGGCCGGGGTTACTGGGCTGACCTGAGTGTCAACATCAAGATCCTGGTGGCGGTGGCCGTCGCGTCGGTGGTGGCCCTGCTGATCGGGGTGCTCGGCCTGCGGGAGCTCAGCAGCGCCAGCGACGCGGCGCAGCAGATCTACCGCAGCAATCTGCTCGGAGTGGCGGCGCTCGGGTCCGTGCAGAACAACATGACCCAGGCCCGGCTCGACCTGTCGAACAACGCGGTCAACCGGGACGCCACGACGAAGCAGGACTTCGCGAACCGGTTCGCCGACGACGTGACGGCGGTCGAGGAGGGCTGGGCGGCGTACGAGGCCACCGGCCCGGTCCCGCCCAGCGCCATGGTCGCCGACGTGCGGGCCGACTGGGAGAAGATCGTCGGCATCGCGAACGACGAACTGCTGCCCGCCTCCGCCCGCAACGACCTGACCACCTGGGCCACGGTCCGCAACGGCGACATGGCCGACCTGGTCACCGAGGTGAAGGAACACCTCGCCGAGATGAGCGGCATGGAGCAGGCCGCCGCGGCGCAGGCCGCCGACGCCGCCCGCGAGGGGTACGAATCGAGCCGTATCCAGCAGGTCCTGCTGCTCGTCGCCGGCGTCATCACCGCCCTCACCCTCGGCTTCCTGGTGGCGCGGGGCATCGTCCGCTCCCTCACCAGGGTCACCGACGTCTGCGAAGGGCTGGCCGACGGCGATCTGACCCGCACCAGCGGGCTGACCTCCAGCGACGAGCCGGGCCGGATGGGCCGGGCCCTGGACGTGGCGGTCACCCGGCTGCGGGACACCGTCACCACCATCGGCGGCTCGGCGGTGACCCTGGCCGGCGCCTCCGAGGAACTCTCCACGGTCAGCGCCCAGCTGCAGAGCGGCGCCGCCGACGCGGCGTCGAAGGCCACCTCGGCCAGCAGCGCGAGCGAGGACGTGAACACCGGCGTCCAGTCGATCGCCGCGGGCGCCGAGCAGATGAGCGCCTCGATCGCCGAGATCGCCACCAACGCCGCCGAGGCGGCCCGGGTCGCCCAGGAGGGCATGGCCGTCGCCGAGCGAACGAACAACCAGGTCGCCGAGCTGGGCGCGGCGAGCGCGGAGATCGGCGACGTGGTCCGGCTGATCACCAGCATCGCCGAGCAGACCAACCTGCTCGCCCTCAACGCGACGATCGAGGCGGCCCGCGCCGGTGAGCTGGGCAAGGGCTTCGCCGTGGTGGCCGGCGAGGTGAAGGAGCTGGCCCAGCAGACCGCCAAGGCGACCGAGGAGATCACCCAGCGGATCGGCGCGATCCAGGAGTCGAGCGACTCGGCCGCCTCCGCCATCGGCGAGATCACCCACGTGATCCAGCAGATCGGCGACTACACCACCACCATCGCCTCGGCCGTCGAGGAGCAGACCGCCACCACCGGTGAGATGAGCCGCTCGGTGGCGGACGCGGCCACCAGCAGCGGGGACGTCGCCCGTACCGTCTCCGGGGTCGCCGAGGTCGCGACCGCGACCGCCGACGGCGCCCGGGCCACCCAGGAGGCCGCGGCGGACCTGACCCGGCTGGCCGGCGACCTGGCCAACCTGGTCGGCGGTTTCCGGCACTGA
- a CDS encoding TIGR02452 family protein — MSARLRGMAKETLAVIRSGRLDGADITADIERAVRGTRLILPGDELPAARSVAKRPAAEPPVVEVTGESTLAAAARLGDPVCLNFASARNPGGGFLNGAQAQEESLARSSALYPCLLEAGEFYAHHRAERSLLYTDRVIYAPRVPVFRDDRGRLLPTAYPVSFLTAAAPNRSMIVRNQPELLPQVPGELARRAARVLRVAAAFGHTEIVLGAWGCGVFGNDPGEVADAFAEALRETPFARVVFAILDRREEMRDAFRARFPACAR; from the coding sequence ATGAGTGCGCGATTGCGGGGGATGGCGAAGGAAACCCTCGCCGTCATCCGGAGCGGCCGTCTCGACGGCGCCGACATCACCGCCGACATCGAGCGGGCCGTCCGCGGAACCCGGCTGATCCTGCCCGGCGATGAGCTGCCCGCAGCCCGGTCCGTCGCGAAGCGGCCCGCCGCCGAGCCACCCGTCGTCGAGGTCACCGGTGAATCGACGCTGGCCGCGGCGGCCCGGCTCGGCGATCCGGTCTGCCTGAACTTCGCGTCGGCGCGCAACCCCGGCGGCGGATTCCTCAACGGCGCGCAGGCGCAGGAGGAGAGCCTGGCCCGTAGTTCGGCGCTCTATCCGTGCCTGCTCGAGGCCGGTGAGTTCTACGCCCACCACCGGGCCGAGCGGAGTCTGCTCTACACCGACCGGGTCATCTACGCGCCCCGGGTTCCGGTGTTCCGGGACGACCGGGGGCGGCTGCTGCCCACGGCCTACCCGGTCTCGTTCCTCACCGCGGCGGCGCCGAACCGCTCGATGATCGTCCGCAATCAGCCGGAGCTGCTGCCGCAGGTGCCCGGCGAACTGGCGAGGCGGGCCGCGCGGGTTCTGCGGGTGGCGGCCGCCTTCGGGCACACCGAGATCGTGCTGGGCGCGTGGGGGTGCGGTGTCTTCGGCAACGACCCGGGCGAGGTGGCGGACGCGTTCGCCGAGGCGTTGCGGGAGACGCCGTTCGCGCGGGTCGTCTTCGCGATCCTGGACCGGCGCGAGGAGATGCGCGACGCGTTCCGGGCCCGATTTCCCGCCTGCGCCCGATAG
- a CDS encoding acyl-CoA desaturase, giving the protein MTTLQRKDVNPIAHLTPEDIEAIGVELDAIRDEFIAKRGETDANYIRKMIKIQRRLELSSRAVLLFSLFPPAWILGTVGLSISKILENMEIGHNILHGQYDFMRDPKIHSTTWEWDSASPAEQWKHSHNELHHKYTNVVGRDNDLGYGIMRVDEQQKWVPAHLGQPLYNFVNAIFFEYGIAAYDLELGRNLATKKRRNNPAFRARLAQVGRKIRKQMAKDYVIHPLLSVPVGLAFGNPLGAFLGTLSANAVASVVRNLWSHSVIMCGHFPNGVETFERTSITGETRGEWYLRQMLGSANISGSKLMHIMTGNLSHQIEHHLFPDLPASRYAEIAPKVRALFEKYELNYVTGPLPMQVASAWAKVFRLALPNREKANDIDHAVPPRRPEPAAV; this is encoded by the coding sequence GTGACCACCCTGCAGCGCAAGGACGTCAATCCGATCGCCCACCTCACGCCCGAGGACATCGAGGCGATCGGGGTCGAGCTCGACGCGATCCGCGACGAGTTCATCGCCAAGCGCGGCGAGACCGACGCCAACTACATCCGCAAGATGATCAAGATCCAGCGGCGCCTGGAGCTCAGCAGCCGCGCGGTCCTGCTCTTCTCGCTCTTCCCGCCGGCCTGGATCCTCGGCACCGTCGGCCTCTCCATCTCCAAGATCCTGGAGAACATGGAGATCGGCCACAACATCCTGCACGGCCAGTACGACTTCATGCGCGACCCGAAGATCCACTCGACCACCTGGGAGTGGGACTCGGCGTCCCCGGCCGAGCAGTGGAAGCACTCGCACAACGAGCTGCACCACAAGTACACCAACGTCGTCGGCCGCGACAACGACCTCGGCTACGGCATCATGCGCGTCGACGAGCAGCAGAAGTGGGTGCCGGCGCACCTCGGCCAGCCGCTCTACAACTTCGTCAACGCGATCTTCTTCGAGTACGGCATCGCCGCGTACGACCTGGAGCTCGGCCGCAACCTGGCCACCAAGAAGCGCCGCAACAACCCGGCCTTCCGGGCCCGCCTCGCCCAGGTCGGCCGCAAGATCCGCAAGCAGATGGCCAAGGACTACGTGATCCACCCGCTGCTGTCGGTGCCGGTCGGCCTCGCCTTCGGCAACCCGCTCGGCGCGTTCCTCGGCACGCTCAGCGCCAACGCGGTGGCCAGCGTGGTCCGCAACCTGTGGAGCCACTCGGTCATCATGTGCGGCCACTTCCCGAACGGCGTCGAGACCTTCGAGCGCACCTCGATCACCGGCGAGACCCGCGGCGAGTGGTACCTGCGTCAGATGCTCGGCTCGGCGAACATCTCCGGCAGCAAGCTGATGCACATCATGACCGGCAACCTGTCGCACCAGATCGAGCACCACCTCTTCCCCGACCTGCCGGCCAGCCGGTACGCCGAGATCGCCCCGAAGGTGCGGGCGCTCTTCGAGAAGTACGAGCTGAACTACGTGACCGGCCCGCTGCCCATGCAGGTCGCGTCGGCGTGGGCCAAGGTCTTCCGCCTCGCGCTGCCGAACCGGGAGAAGGCCAACGACATCGACCACGCGGTCCCGCCGCGCCGCCCGGAGCCCGCTGCCGTCTGA
- a CDS encoding MFS transporter produces MAFGLFMVGLDGSVVSIANPEIGRDLGASTAELQWVTNSYLLALAAALILGGKLGDRFGRRRYYLIGVAGFTVASVAIGLAGSIEGVIAFRAAQGLFGALLMPNTLGILRATFPPKKFGMAVGIWAMVSSVSTALGPIVGGLLVQHVNWESVFYINAPVGIIALLVSVAVLPESKSSTGRHKFDVAGVLLLAAGLLVLVFGVVKGETWGWGAGKTLGTIVLGLAILVIFGWFETRQEHPLLPMRLFRSPALTIGAVITAINFFTLLGSIFYIMLYLQNVRGYTPVMAGVLTLPLSLASVVASPLGAALTDRFGPRFTMPLGMVLQGAASFGLLLLDTDSSYAAMWPSFVGLGLGVGMVMAASSEAIVGNAPVKDGGVAGGLQATMLQVGGALGTSVLISLISSRVGSTLVDSLTGAGVPAPMAQGLAEAKDAVAMGVAPVTADMTDAVRTAVTEGAGLAFINGVHLAALVAGIICLAGALLAVVGIRRGTPAHD; encoded by the coding sequence GTGGCGTTCGGCCTGTTCATGGTCGGCCTGGACGGCAGCGTCGTCTCGATCGCCAACCCTGAGATCGGCCGTGACCTGGGCGCCAGCACCGCCGAGCTGCAGTGGGTCACGAACTCCTACCTGCTCGCGCTGGCCGCCGCGCTGATCCTCGGCGGCAAGCTCGGTGACCGTTTCGGACGGCGTCGCTACTACCTCATCGGCGTCGCCGGCTTCACCGTCGCGTCGGTGGCCATCGGGCTCGCCGGTTCGATCGAGGGCGTCATCGCCTTCCGCGCGGCGCAGGGCCTGTTCGGCGCGCTGCTCATGCCGAACACGCTGGGCATCCTGCGCGCGACGTTCCCGCCGAAGAAGTTCGGCATGGCCGTCGGCATCTGGGCGATGGTCTCCTCGGTGTCGACCGCGCTCGGCCCGATCGTCGGCGGACTGCTCGTGCAGCACGTGAACTGGGAGTCGGTCTTCTACATCAACGCACCGGTCGGCATCATCGCGCTGCTGGTCAGCGTGGCCGTGCTGCCGGAGAGCAAGAGCTCGACCGGCCGCCACAAGTTCGACGTCGCCGGTGTGCTGCTGCTCGCCGCCGGCCTGCTCGTGCTGGTCTTCGGCGTGGTGAAGGGCGAGACCTGGGGCTGGGGCGCCGGCAAGACGCTCGGCACGATCGTTCTCGGTCTGGCGATCCTGGTGATCTTCGGCTGGTTCGAGACCCGGCAGGAGCACCCGCTGCTCCCGATGCGGCTCTTCCGCAGCCCCGCGCTCACCATCGGCGCCGTGATCACCGCGATCAACTTCTTCACGCTGCTCGGCTCGATCTTCTACATCATGCTCTACCTGCAGAACGTCCGCGGCTACACGCCCGTCATGGCCGGCGTGCTCACCCTGCCGCTCAGCCTCGCGTCGGTCGTCGCCTCACCGCTCGGTGCCGCCCTCACCGACCGTTTCGGCCCACGGTTCACGATGCCGCTCGGCATGGTCCTGCAGGGCGCCGCGTCATTCGGGCTGCTCCTGCTGGACACCGACTCCTCGTACGCCGCCATGTGGCCGTCGTTCGTCGGCCTCGGCCTCGGCGTCGGCATGGTGATGGCCGCGTCGTCCGAGGCGATCGTCGGCAACGCGCCGGTCAAGGACGGTGGCGTCGCCGGTGGCCTGCAGGCGACCATGCTGCAGGTCGGCGGCGCGCTCGGCACGTCGGTGCTGATCTCGCTGATCAGCAGCCGGGTCGGGTCGACGCTGGTGGACTCGCTGACCGGCGCCGGCGTCCCCGCGCCGATGGCGCAGGGCCTCGCCGAGGCCAAGGACGCGGTGGCCATGGGAGTCGCTCCGGTCACGGCCGACATGACCGATGCGGTACGCACGGCAGTGACCGAGGGCGCCGGGCTGGCGTTCATCAACGGGGTGCACCTCGCCGCGCTGGTGGCCGGGATCATCTGCCTCGCCGGAGCGCTGCTGGCAGTGGTCGGCATCCGCCGGGGGACACCCGCGCACGACTGA
- a CDS encoding MarR family winged helix-turn-helix transcriptional regulator encodes MTDDAVALMHLAHQLHRNLERRLQSDFAHPKPPEMQIVALWQVRERPGITVRELADELQLRPNNASALVTAMVTANLLRREPDERDRRVVRLHATEQARERMDRVQELFTGYLLNALGQLTEEQQSAVRTALPALAALSVHVRRDAH; translated from the coding sequence ATGACGGACGACGCCGTAGCGCTGATGCACCTGGCACACCAGCTGCACCGCAATCTCGAGCGTCGGCTGCAGTCCGATTTCGCCCACCCCAAACCGCCCGAGATGCAGATCGTCGCGCTCTGGCAGGTCCGGGAGCGCCCCGGCATCACGGTCCGCGAGCTCGCCGACGAGCTCCAACTGCGGCCCAACAACGCCAGCGCCCTGGTCACCGCCATGGTCACCGCGAATCTGCTGCGCCGCGAGCCCGACGAACGGGACCGGCGCGTGGTGCGCCTGCACGCCACCGAGCAAGCGCGGGAGCGGATGGACCGGGTGCAGGAGCTGTTCACCGGCTACCTGCTGAACGCTCTCGGACAGCTCACCGAGGAGCAGCAGTCCGCGGTCCGGACCGCGCTGCCCGCGCTGGCCGCCCTGTCGGTTCATGTCCGGCGCGATGCGCACTGA
- a CDS encoding 6-phospho-beta-glucosidase gives MRLTILGGGGFRVPLVYRALLADHRRTGITEVALHDVDEARLSGIGRVLAAQARDVPDAPGVITTTDLGEAVAGAAFVFSAIRVGGLPGRVLDERVALGAGVLGQETVGAGGISYALRTVPVARRVAETVARLAPQAWVINFTNPAGLVTEAMAGLLGDRVIGICDSPSGLVDRVLRVLGADPATAHVDYAGLNHLGWLYGVDDLLPGLLGDPARLESIEEGKLFGADRLRELGAIPNEYLHYYYDPAGTLAAIRDAPRTRGEFLLDQQHRCYDSLSDPARDPLDAWLAAWREREATYMAENRELAGAGEREHDESRPAGYEGVALAVMRALARDEPARLILNVRNRGTLGVLDDDAVVEIPCTVDARGAVPDTIAPLPEHAVPLVRAVKAAERGVLEAVATGSRDAAVRAMAAHPLVGDPKIAAELIDSYRAAFPELDYLR, from the coding sequence ATGCGACTGACGATTCTCGGTGGCGGCGGTTTCCGCGTGCCACTGGTCTACCGTGCCCTGCTGGCCGACCACCGCCGGACCGGCATCACCGAGGTGGCGCTGCACGACGTCGACGAGGCGCGGCTGTCCGGGATCGGGCGGGTGCTCGCGGCGCAGGCCCGGGACGTGCCGGACGCGCCCGGAGTGATCACCACGACCGATCTCGGTGAGGCGGTGGCCGGAGCGGCGTTCGTGTTCTCCGCCATCCGGGTGGGCGGACTGCCCGGCCGGGTGCTCGACGAGCGGGTCGCGCTGGGTGCGGGCGTGCTCGGGCAGGAGACGGTCGGGGCCGGCGGCATCTCGTACGCTCTCCGCACCGTCCCGGTGGCCCGCCGCGTCGCCGAGACCGTCGCCCGGCTCGCACCGCAGGCCTGGGTCATCAACTTCACCAATCCGGCCGGGCTGGTGACCGAGGCGATGGCCGGGCTGCTCGGTGACCGGGTGATCGGCATCTGCGACTCCCCGTCCGGGCTGGTCGACCGGGTGCTGCGGGTGCTCGGGGCCGATCCGGCGACGGCGCACGTCGACTACGCCGGGCTCAACCACCTGGGCTGGCTCTACGGCGTCGACGATCTGCTTCCCGGGCTCCTCGGCGATCCGGCCCGGCTGGAGTCGATCGAGGAGGGCAAGCTCTTCGGGGCGGACCGCCTGCGCGAGCTGGGCGCGATCCCCAACGAATACCTGCACTACTACTACGACCCGGCCGGCACCCTCGCGGCGATCCGGGACGCGCCGCGCACCCGGGGCGAGTTCCTGCTCGACCAGCAGCACCGGTGCTACGACTCGCTGTCCGACCCGGCCCGTGATCCGCTCGACGCCTGGCTGGCGGCGTGGCGGGAGCGGGAGGCGACCTACATGGCGGAGAACCGCGAGCTGGCCGGTGCCGGGGAGCGGGAGCACGACGAGTCCCGCCCGGCGGGCTATGAGGGAGTGGCGCTCGCGGTGATGCGCGCCCTGGCCCGGGACGAGCCGGCCCGGCTGATCCTCAACGTGCGCAACCGCGGCACCCTCGGCGTGCTCGACGACGACGCCGTGGTGGAGATCCCGTGCACTGTGGACGCGCGCGGCGCCGTGCCGGACACGATCGCGCCGCTGCCGGAGCACGCCGTGCCGCTGGTCCGGGCGGTGAAGGCGGCCGAGCGCGGGGTGCTCGAGGCGGTCGCCACCGGGTCGCGGGATGCGGCGGTCCGGGCGATGGCGGCGCACCCGCTGGTGGGCGACCCGAAGATCGCCGCCGAGTTGATCGATTCGTATCGGGCTGCGTTCCCCGAGCTCGACTATCTCCGCTGA
- a CDS encoding carbohydrate kinase family protein: MPEQLDLFVPGVVYLDVIFTGLRELPGPGTEVWAPGMGSCPGGVANLAVAASRLGVHTGLGTALSTDAYGEFCHQVLSRQEGIDLSASKRVDDWHSPVTVSLAYDRDRSMITHGHPLPTEPDGLVNGLPAARSAAVSLAGSGMGWVHRAKAAGMLVFADVGWDETEEWSRDVLAALTDCHAFLPNAVEAMRYTRTDEPRQALDKLSGLAPVVVVTCGGDGALAVDATSGEVAAVPAVPVEALDPTGAGDVFTAGFIAGTLGGWPLADRLAFANLVAALSVQHFGGSLSAPGWGDIADWWQAVRGAATRHHDESGEAALARRFGFLDDVIPPGRRAAVHRATATIARLSDARAEH, encoded by the coding sequence ATGCCTGAGCAGCTCGACCTGTTCGTGCCGGGTGTGGTGTACCTCGATGTCATCTTCACCGGCCTCCGTGAGCTGCCCGGCCCCGGGACGGAGGTGTGGGCGCCCGGGATGGGCTCGTGCCCCGGCGGGGTCGCCAATCTCGCTGTCGCGGCGAGCCGGTTGGGCGTGCACACCGGTCTCGGCACGGCGCTCAGCACCGATGCCTACGGTGAGTTCTGCCATCAGGTGCTCAGCCGCCAGGAGGGCATCGACCTGTCCGCGTCGAAACGGGTGGACGACTGGCACTCGCCGGTCACCGTGTCGCTGGCCTACGACCGCGACCGCAGCATGATCACTCATGGGCATCCGCTGCCGACCGAGCCGGACGGGCTGGTCAACGGGCTGCCGGCGGCTCGCAGCGCGGCGGTGAGCCTGGCCGGTTCCGGGATGGGCTGGGTGCACCGGGCCAAGGCCGCCGGCATGCTGGTCTTCGCCGACGTCGGGTGGGACGAGACCGAGGAGTGGTCGCGCGACGTGCTGGCGGCCCTGACCGATTGCCACGCCTTCCTGCCGAACGCGGTGGAGGCGATGCGTTACACCCGGACCGACGAGCCCCGGCAGGCGCTGGACAAACTCTCCGGCCTCGCCCCCGTCGTGGTCGTCACCTGCGGCGGCGACGGCGCGCTGGCGGTCGACGCGACGAGCGGTGAGGTGGCGGCCGTGCCGGCCGTGCCGGTGGAGGCGCTCGACCCGACCGGGGCCGGCGACGTGTTCACGGCCGGATTCATCGCCGGCACGCTGGGCGGCTGGCCGCTCGCCGACCGGCTCGCGTTCGCGAACCTCGTGGCCGCGCTCTCGGTGCAGCACTTCGGCGGTTCTCTGTCGGCGCCCGGCTGGGGTGACATCGCCGACTGGTGGCAGGCGGTGCGCGGCGCCGCGACCCGGCATCACGACGAGTCCGGCGAGGCCGCGCTGGCCCGGCGGTTCGGATTCCTCGACGACGTCATCCCGCCCGGCCGGCGGGCCGCGGTGCACCGGGCCACCGCGACCATCGCCCGGCTCTCCGACGCCCGAGCCGAGCATTGA
- a CDS encoding putative quinol monooxygenase — protein sequence MYGFFGTMKAKSGQRDEVVKILLSGAGGLRAAGAHIYVVGVADTDDQTIFVNEVWESKEHHDASLRLPETRAAIATAMPMLTGEFSSSEATIVGGLGVPE from the coding sequence ATGTACGGATTTTTCGGAACGATGAAGGCTAAATCCGGTCAACGCGACGAGGTCGTCAAGATCTTGTTGAGCGGGGCCGGCGGGCTGCGGGCTGCGGGCGCCCACATCTACGTGGTGGGAGTCGCCGACACCGACGATCAGACGATCTTCGTGAACGAGGTGTGGGAGTCGAAGGAGCACCACGACGCGTCGTTGCGGTTGCCGGAGACGCGGGCGGCGATCGCGACGGCCATGCCGATGCTGACCGGTGAGTTCAGCAGCAGCGAGGCCACCATCGTCGGCGGCCTGGGCGTCCCGGAGTAG
- a CDS encoding GAF domain-containing protein has product MNTELFDRLGTPERMREIAGYDLLNPDLRAGLDEVAKRSATLLEAPVSLVSVVLDTSQLIIGGHGVGGWVAEAQGTPAEWAMCTHTVLAGEPYCVIDGREDPVHAGNPFLEMTGLRSYLGVPLLGQGGEVMGAHCVIDSRRRIFTDVDLAVLTDSAEKVMKLMSAHHL; this is encoded by the coding sequence GTGAACACCGAACTGTTCGACCGGCTCGGCACCCCGGAACGGATGCGGGAGATCGCCGGTTACGACCTGCTGAACCCGGACCTGCGTGCCGGCCTCGACGAAGTCGCCAAGCGCAGCGCCACCCTGCTGGAAGCGCCGGTCTCACTGGTCTCCGTGGTGCTCGACACCTCGCAGCTGATCATCGGCGGGCACGGTGTCGGCGGCTGGGTCGCCGAGGCGCAGGGCACACCCGCCGAATGGGCCATGTGTACGCACACCGTGCTCGCCGGCGAACCGTACTGCGTCATCGACGGCCGTGAGGACCCCGTGCACGCCGGCAACCCGTTCCTGGAGATGACCGGGCTGCGCAGCTACCTCGGGGTGCCGCTGCTCGGCCAGGGCGGCGAGGTGATGGGAGCGCACTGTGTGATCGACAGCCGGCGCCGCATCTTCACCGACGTGGACCTGGCCGTGCTGACCGACAGCGCCGAGAAGGTGATGAAGCTGATGTCGGCGCACCACCTCTGA